The DNA region CGGGCATGACCCGCATCGTCCTATCCAACGAGGAGCGGAAGCGGCTGGCCGAGTCCGGCCTAAGTTCCCACATCCTAGCCAGCTCTGTCTCGCTGCTCCGCGCTGTGGAGGTAGACGATATTATGGCCGGCAACGATGAAAAGTAAAAGTCTTACCTAAGTAATATCCCAAATAACTAAGTAGAAACCTTTCgttaaataacatttaactTTATACCCGTCCGTAATTTCTTAATGTTGATGCACATTTTGATACTTTTAATCCTCTTTAAgttttaaacgctttaaatgCATATGTAACTACAATACATGCATACCATAGAAAACACCTAAGACTAAGTGGACTGCAGTAGCATTTAGTGGCAATGGTAACAATTGAATCCTTTCATAATATCTACATAATTCGCGGCagattcttttttttttttttaatattcctAATGAGAGTTAACGTAGTTGTaaaaccacccaaaattctAAAGTGGAGACACTCctcaatttttttaaatattgaaaaatgtcATTGTGACATTCAGGCAATTgacaacaatttttaaataagcaTGGTTTGTATGCTTGTCATAAAGCCTTCCCTTTCCCTGTCTGTAGTGCCAATCAGCCAATTTGCTTATAGTTGTTTTAACTAACCATGAAACTCCGGCCCAGATATCGCGCTGTCTCCGTGAACACCTCCGATACGCCTGTGCCGCGGGAGAGCAAGTCGAAGAAGCAGCCACAGTATGTGCCTACGATGCCCAACTCCAGCCACCTAGACGCAGTACCCCAAGCCACGCCAATCAACCGAAACCGAGTGCACACTAAGAAGGTTCGCACATTCCCGATGTGTTTCGACGACACGGATCCCACGGCCAGCCTGGAGAATGCGGCGCAGAAGGAATGCCTGGTGCCCATTCGACTGGACATGGAGCTGGAGGGCCAAAAGCTGCGCGACACCTTCACATGGAACAAGAACGAGAGTATGATTACTCCGGAGCAGTTCGCTGAGGTTCTGTGCGACGACCTGGACCTCAATCCCCTGCCCTTTGTGCCGGCTATTGCACAGGCCATTCGACAGCAGATCGAGGCCTTTCCCAACGATCCCCCTATCCTCGAAGAGAGCTGTGACCAGCGGGTGATTGTCAAACTGAACATTCACGTGGGCAACACCTCGCTCGTCGACCAGGTCGAGTGGGACATGTCCGAGAAGAACAACAACCCAGAGGAGTTTGCCATAAAACTCTGTGCAGAACTGGGACTGGGAGGAGAGTTTGTCACAGCCATTGCCTACAGCATTAGGGGTCAACTATCATGGCACTGTCGAACATACGCCTTCAGCGAGGCCCCTCTGTCAACGATTGATGTTCCCTTCCGAAACCCCAGCGACGCTGACGCGTGGGCCCCATTTCTAGAGACGCTTACCGACGCCGAAATGGAGAAGAAAATCCGCGACCAGGACCGAAATACCCGCAGAATGCGGCGACTGGCCAATACAACAACTGGTTGGTGATCTTCCGCCGATCCAGCAATATGTCACTAAAGTAATCCTATTAAGACCATTATAAATCTTAAATAAACGTGCGTCTGtcgattttaaaaggaataGTCTTCTATGTTAATTCCAGAAAAGATTTTCGTCTTTTGtgttgtaattaaaaaaaaagtccgCCCAACAATGTAGTTTCCAACAATGTTATAAAATAACATGCTGCCCTTTACGGCTTACACAAAACTCGAATTCTTATTCTACATTATCCAGTACTAACTCTCTGCCGAATCGGCCTTGTCCTGGTCTTGATCGCCGTCGTAGAACTCGTTCTTGGCGTCAACCATCTTGTCTTCATCGGCCACGGACATTCGAACGTCGGGATCACTCGCCTCTTCCCGGCTATTGCGCAGCTCCTCCAAGTCCACATCAGGCGGGGTCTGCACCATTTGGACGCTGGGCGAGTGCTGGCACATCTTAAGGTTTTCATATACATGCTTTACGATTAGTTCCAGATACTGCTTTGAGTTTGCATTATCTTGGCGTGAGTTAATCTCTGGATGGAGTGTAAAGTCGGGGGCGAAGAAGTCGTAATACTCTGTGGGAGGCAGATCATTTTCAATGTCTTGGTCCACCAGCAGTGAGGTCTCGTGCGTCCAGCAGCGGGCCACGTTCCGTAATGTGTAGCCACCGCCTCCAACCACCAATGTGGGTACGTTTAGTTCTTTCACAAACTTGACACACTCTCCATGTCCCTTGGTGCTCAAGGAGAAGCAACCCAGTCGATCTCCTGCTAAAGAATCCGCGCCACACTGCAAAACGATGGCCGTGGGCCGGTAGAAGTCCATAATGGCCGATATGATTGGTTTAAACACCTGGAAATAGCTCTGGTCATCAATGCCCTCCTTTAGCGGGACATTCACGCTGTAGTATCGTCCCGATTCGGCGCCTATCTCGTACATGTCTCCCGTGCCAGGGAAAAAGTAGTTTCCATATTTGTGAAACGAGGCTGTCATTACTCGGTCCGTAAGGTAGAAGGCCTCCTGCACCCCGTCGCCATGATGAACATCGATGTCGATGTAAAGCACCCGGGGATGGTACTTCAGCAGCTCCAGAATGCCGATGACAATGTCATTTACGTAGCAGAACCCACTTGCCTCGAACTTCTTGGCGTGATGCAGTCCGCCTGACCAGTTTATGCATATGTCGCTGTGGTTGTGGTTTAGCTTTTGGGCTCCCTCCAGCGAGGCACCTGTGTACATTGCACAGAAGTCGAAAAGGCCATCGAACACGGGACAGTCCTCGCCTACGCTGAAGTGCGCCAGGTACTTGGTGTAGGCCACCGCTGAAGGAGAGAAAATAACCCGGGTATTGTACATGTAATTGTATGCTGCGTTCAAATGAGGCGTGTGTCTCTTCTACTTACAATTGCACTGGATGTTTTGTGGAGTCACTTGCTGTAGGTAGGCGATGTACTCGTCGCTGTGGAAGCGGAGCATGTCCTGCGCACTGGCTCTGCAAAGGATTATGAATTAGGATATATTAAAGAATACACCTCTCTGACAAACCTACTTGTACGGCCTGTAGATCTTCATTTTCTTGTGCAGTCCGTAGTTCATCACTAGGCTGTGAGTGACCGCCAGGCGTTGCGGCTTCATTGGATGCCCCGCTCCATAGTGGAAGTTGCCCACGTCCGCGTTGTAGAAGTATGAAACCCTCCGGTCCGTCATCGCGCTAACCTTTTTTAATGGGATAGGATCCTGTAGGGACACCGTAATCCCCTAGTTGTCGACCAAATCCTCGCCGGGCAGCAAGTACGTCTTCGCATACAGGACTATCAGCAGAACGGCCACAATGAAAAGGAGTCGCCGGGTTGTGTCGTATTCGCCCAACAGCATGCCGCCTCCGTGGTCACTGGACCCACATAAAATCCACTTATATACCTTTATTTAAGCGCGGGAAATCAATTTGCAAACTTATTGCTAATTGAAGACAGCTTGAATAGGCGTTTGTCGATAATTTACTAAAAATACCCACAGTTAGTGATGTCAAAACGGGCATAAACAACGCGCACTTACGACACGAAAGCATCCCTAGCTTGGTAAGCAAAATATCGAAACccacaaaatattttgtctCCCAactaatttgttttgtttcatGGTTTCGTTGATGCAAATATACCTTTACCGAAGGCATAGTGTGTGCAATTTGATAATCATAGttataaattaacattttaattgcttgcatttaaatggaatgaATAGAAGAACTCAATCCAACCAGAAAAACCCGCTAGACGTGACCGAAAACCGCCTGGCCGGCAGCACTGTGGCCGCCTGTCGCGCTCTTCTTATCGGAAACATTAATGGATAACCTTCATCCAGTTGGAGTGGAATGCAGTAATCAACAATAAAAGCCAGTGTGCAAAGGAATAAAGAAACTGTGTCAACTGGCTGAAAACGGCGAAACAGGAAGCGCTTCTTTGGGCCTTAGCAACCGATAAATCCGCCAGGCGAGCAAAATCGAAGCAAATTACGAAACCGCCATTGATTTTGGTTCCAATCAAAATGACACTTGTGCCCTGGCGCAAATAGTCTTCAAAAAACTTTAAGTCCACGGAGAAAGCTGAACCCTCAAGAAATCTGCGATGTTGACTCTGTATTACGTGAGTGCTACCGTCCTGCAGTCCTGGCGCATTCAGAAGGCCTGCTCCAAGATCGCCGAGCACCTCGCGCATCCCTCGAGCATCGCCTTCTATACCCTCCAAGCTGGCAGCGATGACGGGTTCGGTAAGTGGCGGTGTCACTTGAAGGCGGTCACGCTTATATATAAAGGCGGGCCCCTCTTCCGCAGATCCCGCCCTGGCCAGCTCCGAGCTGTGCGGCAACCGGAACGCGGCCAAGGTCACGGACATCCTATGGCTGCACGCCAACCAGCGGGGCTGCTGCCTGCGTCCGCGGCAAACGCTGCACATCACGCCTTGGATCAGCTTCCCGCCGGCACCCAGTCTGCTGCCCTTTTCCTATGCCCCCGACACCATTACGCCCGTGTCCACGCCCACGGAGGCGGACGTCCCACGCAGGCAACGGGTCTCGCTTTCTGCGCCTGACGAGGGACGGATGCAGCTGCTTCTTGAGGCTCACATAGAGCCACTACAACGGCCCAGCTCCGAGGACACAATAGCAATACGGGTAAGTACTTACTTTACTTAACCCTATTACTGTCACTTTGTGATATATTTGTAGGATTTACACTTTTTAAGGACACAATTTTCGAAATGAGTTCAAATTATATTGTACTGATTCTTAGAATCAACATTTTTGACCATCCTTTTACGGTAATCTTGTTACGTTAGACAACTAAAGTAAAGTACGAATTCGGTACATTCCCAATTCAATCAATAGAAGCAGTCCGTCTTGAGCAAATTtaagttataaatattttgttgttgcttttgatTCATATACATTTAAGGGTAGCTTTTTAATGCACTTTTAACTAATTTGTAACTCATTAATAAGGGGGATTTCGAATAACAAAAAACTCGAAAGTATTTTAAGAATGCTACTAAGAGGTTTTCGTAATTTAAGTTAACCCACTTCGTAACTCCATAAAAGGACCAGATAGtgattttttacttttcaacTTAAGGACAATCAAATTTTCTGTGACGCCGCAGTGCGGACGTTGGTGCGTGCGCCAATCTTATTAGGATGTACATATTTGAATCGATAGGGCGCTGGCGCCATACATATGTCTGCTAACCAAGGGTATCCTTTCGTGTGTCCTTTCTTCTTCTTGCATGTCGGGGACTCATAAATCAGCTGGAAGATTACGGTAAGCTAATTGCATGGAAAATAGACTCCCACCTGGCGGTGCTCATCGAGACAGACGTCGAGCACTTCACACAGCTTTTGATAACGACTTTCTTGCGAAATAACTTATGCATTAACGATCAGCTGCCACTTTTGCGGATTGAGTGTAAGCTGCACCTGAAATTGTTTTAAGGATTTGACTTCACCTGAAATCACACTGATTTATTGTTTCTCCCTTCTAGCGGTGCAAAGGGAAGGAGATCCGCAGCCCTTTGAGTTGCTGGCCAAGCATCTGAAGCGGCAGTCTCGCATAAGCGTCGGTCTGGACAAGGATGGCTGGAAGAAGCACATGGAGGACTTGCGAGCCGTAGGTGTGCTGGCGCACCAGGCCACCGAGTTTGAGTACCAAAGGAATCGCTCTGAGGGAAGAACGAAATCTGATCCCATAACACATGTTCATCACCCGACTTCGGAGGTCGTGGCCAAGGCTGTGGCTGTGGTGGAGCCCACCAACAAGGCATATCTGTCTCCGGCAAGGATGGCAGAAGCTTGCCTTAAACCTGAGGCCAAGGGACCGCCTACAAAACCTCCTCCTACTAAAGGCGATGACAAACCCACTCCTGTTAAGAGCGGGGAAAAGCCAATCACAGGCAAGGACGACTCGAGATTAACGCCAACCAAGGGTGAATCGAAGCCAAGTGATCTACAGAAGCTAGCGGCAGCACAGCAGCAAAAGATAGAGGGCGTGCAGGTTTCGCCCTTTAAGCCTCCAACCCTAACTAAGCCACCTATACTAAGTAAATTTGATGAGCCTGCTAAGATATCAGATCAGCTAACAAAGCCCAGGAAATCTTTTGAGGCGGTAAAGACCTTAAATTCTCCTCTGTCATCTAGAGCTGCTCCTTTGCGTCCTGTGCTGCAACGCAACAAGGATAGCTTGCAGGATGCCAAGCCACTGAATGTTTTGGTTTACTCGGACAGTGCAAGTTCCCGGGAATCTACATTGGCCACTATTCAGCAGCTACTGGAGTGCAATGTGTACACCATCTATCCTCTGATGCCTCAGCAAGTGGCTCAAAAATATTGGATGGAACAAACTGCATTGCTGGTCGTATGCGGATCGGTGGCACCCGGAATCGGGCAGATATTGGTGGACTACTTTCTGCAGGGTGGCAAGCTGTTAAGCCTGTGTTCGGATATACTGCACTTTGTACTCCCCAACTATCGCACAGCGGAGGTAGAACTCTTTTCTGTTCAAAATATCCTTAAGTGCGCAAactttttttataattttccgCAGGTACGAGAGCACGAATTGGTCCAGTTTTCCTATGACAAATGGCAGCGGGTCAAGATGATGCACCACATCTTTTGCTACCACCCTTCGCCGGTCAAGAAACACTTCTCGACGGATAGCGAGGAGTCAGCCAAGTCGCACTCCCGCAAACCGTGAGTAACTATTGCTGCTTACACTGAGATGCAGCATACTGACAGTGTCCAAGAACTATTACTAAGTTTGCCGATCTATTAAATAATGCAAAACCCAATAACTGAGAATCAGTGCACTTGAAACCGAAATATTGCATGTTATATACAACCGAAAGACCAAATCAAGTAGCTTATTGCACATGCGGCCGGTAAAATTATTAGACGCTACTTTTTATAACCCTTGCAGTTGATTTATACATTCCAGTCGGAAGCTGGCAGCGCAGTAGATAATGAATTTGCgaccatataaattatatatattcttgaacAATTCCAACAATCGGGTACGTTTAGCCAAGTCCCTCTGGCCGCCTTTCCGGTTCTATGCAAACTAACCTCTCAGTTCAATAGCTGACTGCCGGAAACTTTCCTGAAACAATTATTTCTATCTCAGGTAGTTCTTATATTATGTAGAAATGGACTGACCTCTATATTAAATGACTGGAATAATatacaaacaagagagaacgctatagtcgagttccccgactatctgatacccgttactcagctagtggaagtgcgaaggagtgtcttcaactctgacagtttttggcggtttgtgggcgttggaaacatgaatcgacaaacttgcgctgcgtctatgtctctggagtctgtatgcctaatctaaactttctagcttttgtagtttctgagatctcagcgttcatacggaccgatagacagacagacagacggatctggctattgatcctgatcaagaatatatatactttatatggtcggaaacgcttccttctgcctgttacatacttttcaacgaatctagtatacccttttactctacgagtaacggatataatAAATCCAATAATACACAAgctaattataataaataatattcctTTGAGTATATTCGTATTATAAATACTATTGAGCTGCCATAGAAACAGTCGGGATTTTTAAGAGTTCTCATTCGATATTAATCAGTTGTTTTTCTGAACATATAACTACTGCAAGGGTTTATGAGTTTCGGCTTGCCGAAGCTAGCTTCCCTTCTTGTTTGAGTTATACTCGTTATATTACTTTTTCTAAATGGCGCTTGTAAGCCAAAAAAGGCATGGCAGAACATTAGTGTGATCCAACATTTTCTAATTAATCGTACTTGTACTACACCGTTTCTAACCAATTCTCATTTTATTTCTCAATTGTTTCATGCTAAAACTGCTCCTATTTACTCTAAATATGGCCTAATTTTTTTTGATTCGGTGTGCACTATAATTCATCCAAACTCCGTATTTAATACGCATAACCAACTAACCGATCTATATTCTAATCTCTCTTGCCTCCTCTTTTAAATGGTTGAATGTACCATTCatgtaaaattatattttatgtaatttaATTGATCAAATGTGTTATATACATTTGTCATTTCAAACTTTTTCATCTTCCTACTACGTTTCCTTTGCGGTCTGCGTGATCGATTCTTTTCCTGCCTGTCTATATCCATAAATTACTGCGTGTGCTTCTATATGTGTGTGCTATCACTATTATAATCCTACCTACCAttaaccaaaataaaaacaaacaaaatcgaaaaaaacacaaaatcaaaCCACGAAACGCTGCTCAGAGCTTTAGTATGTCCAAGGTCCATGGAACTGAAGGATCTGGCCGGTCACAACCACAATTTGGATGTCCAGGTGCTGGGAACCGAGGAAACCTGGAATACGCCTAGCTTGATATTGGCCAAGAACCTGCAGAGCGGCGGACAAGCTGTCTTCTCCCAAGTAAGTGTAAGTAAGTATGTAAATACTTGAATTAAAACACGCCGTTCCTTTGCAATAAATAGGTTCATTTGGAAATGAATCCCAGCGAATTTGAATCAGATGAGACTATGCACTTCATTCTGAAGCAAAACGACCGAACTCGCCTTGAGATATTTGCGGATCTCTTGGGAAAGTATTTGGATATGCAGGTTCGCGGTGGAGAGGGTGCCGACCAGCCGCAGTCTGGAGTGGTCTACAAGCACGCATATTTTCTAGGTCGGTACGAGGTTAGTTCGTCTTTTTACTTGTTTTGTTATCAGAATCGAACACCCTTtctattgttttattttccagGCTAAGTTTGAGCTTCTGGAAAAGCTGCGTCTGCGCTGCAGCGGATCTGACAACGTAATAGCAACACCAAATCTGACGATGAAATTCTGTGGCAAGGACGATAAGCCTCCAATTGCCAACAACAATGTACTGCCCATACTTATACATTCCTGTCCGGAGGACTTCTCCACCGTTGATTACTTTGATGTGCGCGCAATCTAGTCAATTGAAGAATTCAATCTAATAAAGTTCTCTCATTTTAAAGAAACTCAAAACGGAACAAATTGGACGACTGGTCATCTATGCACCGGTAGTAAGCAGCTCCATGCATCTCATAAACAACCTGGAGCTCATTAACGGTCTGGCTGTGCTTCCCGTGCAACAGACCTCTGGGGTGGGTCGTAGAAATAATCAAGTAAATATTCTAGAAGTCGCCAGACTTCAGTTCTTGTTGATATGATCCCTTTGCGCTTTTCAGTGGCTTAGTCCCCCGGGCTGCGCCATGTTCTCGCTGCAGCTGCACCTGGCCATGGACTCCGCTTTAGGTTCTCGTATGCCGCTGTTGCAACACCTAATCGGAACGGCGATTGTCAACTCCCTCCGGGGTCATGAACAGTACGGGGTGAGTTAAGattgtaaatttgtaattttaaatgaaGCATAATTGACCTTAAGCTGAGCGGATTGTTTCGATTATCCGTATGTGGATAATAAAGCCCAATGAGACAAGCCTCAGATCTGTAAATCTTCCAACAAAGTGCCTCAGATCTGAAAATCTTCCAACAAAGTGCACAAGGATTGttaagttttataattttatttgacaTTTTCTTGATTTCGCATTTAAAGTCCATTTACTATATACACTTGACCATACATAATtcacaatatatttttagttaaacACTAATCCGTCATATACATTGATgtatatacatgtacatatatatagagtTTCACTTACACATAATtaacaatttacaaattgcTCACCTGATTAACATttacatttgtttatatttgccacagtgcttgtttgtttgtatatatatgtcCATGCCTTCTCAGTTTGGCTTTGCTCTTAAACACTTAAAAGGTTTGTCTTTTTCGATTTATCATTtgattttcctttgttttctttgctaACAACTGCAACTGAAGTGCTCCCTATACTACATAAGTAGTTTTAAAACCGATTGCTATAATTTGTTAGTTAAGTTTAGGTATTTACAATCTTCGCTCGGTTTCATAGAACTTCGCTTGGGAGAGTTTGTGAAGAGTGGGAACAAAGCGAGTTAGCTTAGTTGGTAGGTCAAAATTGTACTACACAGTGAATGTGACCAGGCTGCAGCTCCCTCAGAACACAGACTCGGCGGATCGGGAAAGGTTGACAGGGTGGGAGGGACTGCGCGCCAGACGCTTCTTGGGAAGATGCTCCAGCAATGACAGCAGACGTGCGAATTGTGGTCGGTGCTCTTTCTCGTATGTCCAGCACAGCATCAGCAAGTCTTTGACATCCCGTCCAGACTGCAGGTTGGCCAGCGACTGCTTCATCCCACGGCCCACCTGCCAGATGATCGATTCCGCCGGCTGATCCTTGAACGTAAACTCGCCGCAAATCAGCTCGTACCAAACTGTTCCAAAAGAGTATACATCGGAGTATGGGGTAAACTCCAAACACTCTCCACGCGGCTTTTCCGGCTGCAATGCTCGGATAAGCTCCGGCGCCAGGTAGCACAACCAGTTGTGGGGCACCCCTAGGCCCATATCACAGTAGAGCAGCTTGGTTGAGCTGAACAGTCCAAAGTCCGTGATAATTACCTTGCCGTTCTCAATAAAGATATTCTTGGTGCGTAAATCCTTGTGAATGATCTCCCTCGCGTGCAGGTAGCCCATACCCTGGGCGATTTGCTGAGCAATGAGGAGAGTTCGGTTCATGGCAAACTTCTCCCGGCGCTGGTGAATATAAGTATACAAGGTGTTGCCCTTGCACAAGGAAGTCACAATGGCCAAATATGGTGGGTTCATGCAGGCTCCCATGAACAGCACCAGATTCTCGTGTCGAGTGTTTTTGAAGTTGGCTACTTCGCTGCGAAAGGTCTCTAGCATGTGTTCGTCTTGCAGATAGTCCTCGTTGAGCAGCTTTACCGCGACATCTCCGTGCCACAGGGCTCGATGCACGGTTCCAAAGCGTCCTTGCCCTATCCGCTCGAGCAGAAGCAGATCACCATACGGGATGTCCCATTCCTTGAGTGAGATAGAGTTCTGACGCCAGTGTCCCGAGTCTCCGTCTTCTGTTGAATCCACCCGAACGGGTGTCCGGTCCGAATCCGTGCTCGCACTTCCAGACAAGGAGACTGTTTTGTCGCTGTCATTTGACTTGTGCGTGTCCGTGTACTCGCTGGTGAAAGGCGTCCTCTTATCCACACCGGCTGTGCTTAATTTCCGCGGAAAGAAACTGCTGGTGCTGGTTGTGGTTGTGCTATTCACCAGACTGCCCGTCAAGGTGGCAGCACTAGAAGCGTTTGAAGTTTGGCTACCGATGAGGGAGCTCATGTGCCCATTAGAGCTGCTTACCAGACTATCCAGCCCTCCATTGGCTGTTACAGGCGCCGTGGGAAATTGGTCTGCCACTGGTTCATTCGAGATGAGCGACacaccaccgcctccgccaCTTCTTGTCACCGTCACGTTTGGAAAGTTGAATTGACTCGGCTGGTGCTTGCCAAGCGAAGGTGTAGGTAACAGATTGGCGCTAGAGCTGCTGCCAGCCTGATCCAGTTCGCGCTCCCTTTGCTGGAACAGCGCCGGACTGCTTGGGGTGGAACTCGTGCAGCTGGAACTCGGCGAACTGCTGTCGCCGTGCTGTTGATGCAATGGCTTACCCAAAGTGCTCTTCTTTACCAAAGGTGATCCTTTCGCCGCGCCGTGCACATGCGGCAGACTGGCGTATCCGCCCTGTTCTTTTATGTGCCGAAACTCGTCTACATATTCTCGTGGAAGTCCACAAGAAGGCGGCACGTGTGGGGCGCATGACTTGTGGCAGATGTACTTGCAGTCGGTGCACTTCATCCAGCGGTGGAACACCTGCTTCTGGCATAGTGTGCAACTGGCCATGAAGCCCAAAGCCTTGGTGAAACGATGCTTAATGGCATGACCCATGCCCACGTGACCCACGCCCGGGGAGCACGGCACCATAAGCACGTTTGAGGAACTTCCTCCGGTGGTGGCATTAGTATTTGCGTCCACAAAGATGTCCGAGCTGGTTGAGCTGTGACTATCGGGGCTGGGATCAGTAGGCAAACGGTTGCGGGTTAATTGCTCCCCGTCCACTTGCACGTGGCTCTGGCTCAGCAAGGTCTGGTGCTTTCTTGCTGGTGGCGGGGTACCACGACCCCTCTGCGGTGTTCCGTTAAGACTGCTGCTTAGCCCACTGGAAGGCGTGAAGGGCGAGTTAGGGGGCGAGGGCGTGAGGGTTAAGGTCAACTGGGAACCCTGTGTGCTGTTCAGCTCTTCCATCGCTAAGGGCGATTGTCGGCCACTTTTGGAGGTAGTGGAGTTGGTCAGAGTGGAATT from Drosophila santomea strain STO CAGO 1482 chromosome 3R, Prin_Dsan_1.1, whole genome shotgun sequence includes:
- the LOC120450950 gene encoding biotin--protein ligase isoform X1, which translates into the protein MLTLYYVSATVLQSWRIQKACSKIAEHLAHPSSIAFYTLQAGSDDGFDPALASSELCGNRNAAKVTDILWLHANQRGCCLRPRQTLHITPWISFPPAPSLLPFSYAPDTITPVSTPTEADVPRRQRVSLSAPDEGRMQLLLEAHIEPLQRPSSEDTIAIRLEDYGKLIAWKIDSHLAVLIETDVEHFTQLLITTFLRNNLCINDQLPLLRIESVQREGDPQPFELLAKHLKRQSRISVGLDKDGWKKHMEDLRAVGVLAHQATEFEYQRNRSEGRTKSDPITHVHHPTSEVVAKAVAVVEPTNKAYLSPARMAEACLKPEAKGPPTKPPPTKGDDKPTPVKSGEKPITGKDDSRLTPTKGESKPSDLQKLAAAQQQKIEGVQVSPFKPPTLTKPPILSKFDEPAKISDQLTKPRKSFEAVKTLNSPLSSRAAPLRPVLQRNKDSLQDAKPLNVLVYSDSASSRESTLATIQQLLECNVYTIYPLMPQQVAQKYWMEQTALLVVCGSVAPGIGQILVDYFLQGGKLLSLCSDILHFVLPNYRTAEVREHELVQFSYDKWQRVKMMHHIFCYHPSPVKKHFSTDSEESAKSHSRKPALVCPRSMELKDLAGHNHNLDVQVLGTEETWNTPSLILAKNLQSGGQAVFSQVHLEMNPSEFESDETMHFILKQNDRTRLEIFADLLGKYLDMQVRGGEGADQPQSGVVYKHAYFLGRYEAKFELLEKLRLRCSGSDNVIATPNLTMKFCGKDDKPPIANNNVLPILIHSCPEDFSTVDYFDKLKTEQIGRLVIYAPVVSSSMHLINNLELINGLAVLPVQQTSGVGRRNNQWLSPPGCAMFSLQLHLAMDSALGSRMPLLQHLIGTAIVNSLRGHEQYGVLDISLKWPNDIYANGNQKIGGLVINTTLQGSQAIVNIGSGINLDNSKPTVCINDLIREYNARVPNKKLPILKYEILIAMIFNEIERLLLEVQIGDFDSFYDLYYSLWLHSGQSIRINLKNDQEQEAEIVGIDDFGFLKVKLPSGTIEIVQPDGNSFDMLKGLIIPKYQ
- the LOC120450950 gene encoding biotin--protein ligase isoform X3; amino-acid sequence: MLTLYYVSATVLQSWRIQKACSKIAEHLAHPSSIAFYTLQAGSDDGFDPALASSELCGNRNAAKVTDILWLHANQRGCCLRPRQTLHITPWISFPPAPSLLPFSYAPDTITPVSTPTEADVPRRQRVSLSAPDEGRMQLLLEAHIEPLQRPSSEDTIAIRLEDYAVQREGDPQPFELLAKHLKRQSRISVGLDKDGWKKHMEDLRAVGVLAHQATEFEYQRNRSEGRTKSDPITHVHHPTSEVVAKAVAVVEPTNKAYLSPARMAEACLKPEAKGPPTKPPPTKGDDKPTPVKSGEKPITGKDDSRLTPTKGESKPSDLQKLAAAQQQKIEGVQVSPFKPPTLTKPPILSKFDEPAKISDQLTKPRKSFEAVKTLNSPLSSRAAPLRPVLQRNKDSLQDAKPLNVLVYSDSASSRESTLATIQQLLECNVYTIYPLMPQQVAQKYWMEQTALLVVCGSVAPGIGQILVDYFLQGGKLLSLCSDILHFVLPNYRTAEVREHELVQFSYDKWQRVKMMHHIFCYHPSPVKKHFSTDSEESAKSHSRKPALVCPRSMELKDLAGHNHNLDVQVLGTEETWNTPSLILAKNLQSGGQAVFSQVHLEMNPSEFESDETMHFILKQNDRTRLEIFADLLGKYLDMQVRGGEGADQPQSGVVYKHAYFLGRYEAKFELLEKLRLRCSGSDNVIATPNLTMKFCGKDDKPPIANNNVLPILIHSCPEDFSTVDYFDKLKTEQIGRLVIYAPVVSSSMHLINNLELINGLAVLPVQQTSGVGRRNNQWLSPPGCAMFSLQLHLAMDSALGSRMPLLQHLIGTAIVNSLRGHEQYGVLDISLKWPNDIYANGNQKIGGLVINTTLQGSQAIVNIGSGINLDNSKPTVCINDLIREYNARVPNKKLPILKYEILIAMIFNEIERLLLEVQIGDFDSFYDLYYSLWLHSGQSIRINLKNDQEQEAEIVGIDDFGFLKVKLPSGTIEIVQPDGNSFDMLKGLIIPKYQ